A window of the Thermoleophilia bacterium SCSIO 60948 genome harbors these coding sequences:
- a CDS encoding VOC family protein, which produces MARVTGIGGLFVGSPDPQALNRWYGEHFGIVMLESRTYDDPGWFQDRGETVFSAVDEEGGMLDQGRRWSLNLRVDDLDGMVAQLRSAGIAVEPHAEEYPNGRFAELRDPDGNQVQLWEPNAASIARDPGPASDD; this is translated from the coding sequence ATGGCTCGCGTGACAGGCATCGGCGGGCTGTTCGTCGGCTCACCCGACCCTCAGGCGCTCAACCGCTGGTACGGCGAGCACTTCGGGATCGTCATGCTCGAGTCGCGCACGTATGACGACCCGGGCTGGTTTCAGGACCGCGGCGAGACCGTCTTCTCGGCCGTCGACGAGGAGGGCGGCATGCTCGATCAGGGCCGGCGCTGGTCGCTGAACCTGCGGGTCGACGACCTCGACGGGATGGTCGCGCAGCTGCGCTCGGCCGGGATCGCCGTCGAGCCGCACGCCGAGGAATACCCGAACGGCCGCTTCGCCGAGCTGCGCGATCCCGACGGCAACCAGGTCCAGCTCTGGGAGCCGAACGCGGCCTCGATCGCGCGCGACCCCGGTCCGGCCTCGGACGACTAG
- a CDS encoding SGNH/GDSL hydrolase family protein, with translation MRRRPRSPMLALGALATLGALVAIVALAPATQATTPQKPLRYVALGDSYSAASGVLPVDPEAPPNCLRSTLNYPHVIAEKIGANLTDVTCGGAATRDYFKPQYDNVEPQLKALTKRTRLVTMTIGGNDGGVFVDTIVNCGTAANTAVPPGSGNPCEQQYGNEFERKIKRDTFPAIVRALKAVHRKAPRARVAILGYPRILPAKVGCYPQMPVARGDVPYLNGIQSTLNDAVRRAAKRTGTRYVNFNRVSRGHDACKGIGERWIEPVLFTTNPVIVHPNELGERRMAQRTIRVLKLR, from the coding sequence ATGCGCCGACGTCCTCGTTCACCCATGCTCGCGCTCGGTGCGCTTGCCACGCTCGGAGCGCTGGTCGCGATCGTCGCGCTCGCGCCCGCCACGCAGGCGACCACTCCGCAGAAGCCGCTGCGCTACGTCGCCCTCGGTGACTCCTACAGCGCCGCCTCGGGCGTGCTGCCCGTCGACCCCGAGGCGCCACCGAACTGCCTGCGCTCGACGCTGAACTATCCGCACGTCATCGCGGAGAAGATCGGCGCGAACCTCACCGACGTCACCTGCGGCGGCGCTGCGACCCGCGACTACTTCAAGCCGCAGTACGACAACGTCGAGCCGCAACTGAAGGCGCTCACGAAGCGCACGAGGCTCGTGACGATGACGATCGGCGGCAACGACGGTGGAGTGTTCGTCGACACGATCGTCAACTGCGGAACCGCAGCGAACACCGCCGTACCGCCCGGATCCGGTAACCCGTGCGAGCAGCAGTACGGCAACGAGTTCGAGCGCAAGATCAAGCGCGACACGTTCCCGGCGATCGTCCGCGCGCTGAAGGCCGTGCATCGCAAGGCGCCGCGTGCCCGGGTCGCGATCCTGGGCTACCCGCGGATCCTGCCGGCGAAGGTCGGCTGCTACCCGCAGATGCCGGTCGCCCGCGGCGACGTTCCCTACCTGAACGGGATCCAGAGCACTCTCAACGACGCGGTCCGCCGCGCGGCGAAGCGAACCGGAACGCGCTACGTCAACTTCAACCGCGTCTCTCGCGGCCACGACGCCTGCAAGGGGATCGGCGAGCGCTGGATCGAGCCGGTGCTGTTCACGACGAACCCGGTGATCGTGCACCCGAACGAGCTCGGCGAGCGGCGGATGGCACAACGGACGATCCGCGTGCTCAAGCTGCGCTAG
- a CDS encoding SDR family oxidoreductase: MIAITGSTGAVGGRVAARMSGLGADLRLLVRDASRAPELPRAEVVEFAGYRDGEGTRRALEGADRLFLVSASENEDRLAEHETAVDAAVAAGVRDLVYLSFLGAAPDATFTLARDHFHTERYIRERGIGFAFMRNSMYMDFLPGMAGDDGAIRGPAGDGRFAPVHRDDVADVAVALLSQEELGGRTYDVTGADRVSFADVVAALSEARGRTIRFVDETFPEARESRRPTGAPDWEIEAWVSSYAAVREGELDVRTRVVEELTGHPPVRLADFLASV; encoded by the coding sequence ATGATCGCCATCACCGGATCGACCGGCGCGGTCGGCGGTCGCGTCGCCGCGCGGATGTCGGGCCTAGGCGCGGACCTGCGACTGCTCGTTCGCGACGCTTCGCGAGCGCCCGAGCTGCCCCGGGCGGAGGTCGTCGAGTTCGCCGGCTACCGCGACGGAGAGGGCACGCGCCGGGCGCTCGAGGGTGCCGACCGCCTGTTCCTCGTCTCGGCCTCCGAGAACGAGGACCGCCTCGCCGAGCACGAGACCGCCGTGGACGCGGCCGTCGCCGCCGGAGTCCGCGATCTCGTCTACCTGTCGTTCCTCGGCGCCGCGCCCGACGCGACGTTCACGCTCGCGCGCGACCACTTCCACACCGAGCGCTACATCCGCGAGCGCGGGATCGGGTTCGCCTTCATGCGCAACTCGATGTATATGGACTTCCTGCCGGGGATGGCGGGTGACGACGGCGCGATCCGCGGCCCGGCGGGCGATGGGCGCTTCGCTCCGGTGCACCGCGACGACGTCGCCGACGTCGCCGTCGCCCTGCTGTCCCAGGAGGAGCTGGGCGGGCGGACCTACGACGTGACCGGCGCCGACCGCGTCAGCTTCGCCGACGTCGTCGCCGCGCTGTCGGAGGCTCGCGGCCGAACGATTCGATTCGTCGACGAGACTTTCCCCGAAGCACGCGAGTCGCGTCGTCCGACCGGTGCTCCCGATTGGGAGATCGAGGCCTGGGTCAGCTCGTATGCCGCCGTCCGCGAAGGCGAGCTCGACGTGCGAACACGCGTGGTCGAGGAGCTGACCGGACATCCGCCGGTTCGCCTCGCCGACTTCCTGGCCTCCGTCTGA
- a CDS encoding cupin domain-containing protein: MVSVTSIESLRLSERAARFQGGAEIDASMFIVNYARGDEVGAHTHPYPELFVVRTGTAVFTVDGEEREVEAGSIVVVPAETPHGFANRQDEALEVLSVHPSPEVIQTDL; the protein is encoded by the coding sequence ATGGTGAGCGTCACCTCGATCGAGAGCCTGCGGCTCTCCGAGCGCGCCGCGCGCTTCCAGGGCGGCGCCGAGATCGACGCGTCGATGTTCATCGTCAACTACGCCCGGGGCGACGAGGTCGGTGCGCACACACACCCCTACCCGGAGCTCTTCGTCGTGCGGACCGGCACCGCCGTCTTCACCGTCGACGGCGAGGAGCGCGAGGTCGAGGCCGGCAGCATCGTCGTGGTACCGGCCGAGACCCCGCACGGGTTCGCGAATCGCCAGGACGAGGCACTCGAGGTGCTGAGCGTGCACCCGAGCCCCGAGGTCATCCAGACCGACCTCTGA